In Legionella lytica, one genomic interval encodes:
- a CDS encoding biogenesis of lysosome-related organelles complex 1 subunit 2 produces MGNTPGSKFFNADNAKEKVQRLIRFLKAEPQISEINTFSQKLEQLRENLAHAKTTDRIVAITYQMIGLQKEIRSYLETQKADLQIIVDPRVERKLLQLLERQENAGIRILFAYTDMATKSISEAVEQVAMEDMYSSLSEENKTEAQRFIHSLSSLQPFAQQMNTKYKEFAEILDQVDSMDEIDAIEQHIDSLNSIFVKELPKLIYIPRDQETFRAVMEVVKKNPNLSDILLAFKPQKVLFNNIMDAKTEVILNATPSL; encoded by the coding sequence ATGGGTAACACTCCTGGCTCAAAATTTTTTAACGCTGATAATGCGAAGGAAAAGGTGCAAAGATTAATTAGGTTTTTAAAAGCTGAACCTCAAATTAGTGAAATAAACACGTTTAGCCAAAAGCTAGAGCAGCTTCGCGAAAATTTAGCTCATGCGAAAACAACGGATAGGATTGTTGCTATAACATACCAAATGATTGGACTGCAAAAGGAGATTCGAAGCTATCTTGAGACTCAAAAAGCAGATTTACAAATTATTGTTGATCCTAGAGTTGAGCGGAAGTTATTGCAACTTTTAGAGCGTCAAGAGAATGCTGGTATTAGGATCCTATTTGCATATACAGATATGGCGACGAAAAGCATTAGTGAGGCTGTGGAACAAGTAGCTATGGAGGATATGTATTCTTCGTTATCTGAGGAGAATAAAACAGAGGCTCAGCGGTTTATTCATTCTTTAAGCTCCCTTCAACCATTTGCTCAGCAAATGAATACAAAATACAAGGAGTTTGCTGAGATTCTGGATCAGGTGGATTCTATGGACGAGATAGACGCTATTGAGCAGCATATCGATTCTCTTAATAGTATTTTTGTAAAGGAGCTTCCTAAATTAATTTATATTCCCAGAGATCAAGAAACATTCCGTGCTGTAATGGAGGTAGTAAAAAAGAACCCGAATTTGAGTGATATTCTACTTGCCTTTAAACCGCAAAAGGTTTTATTCAACAACATAATGGACGCGAAGACTGAAGTTATTTTAAACGCCACCCCATCTCTTTAG
- the rpsT gene encoding 30S ribosomal protein S20 has translation MANIKSAIKRARQNVKLRKHNASARSMFRTYIKNVLKAVEAGNKEDATAAYAKAQPVIDKAACKGLIHKNKAARIKSRLAARVKAMAA, from the coding sequence GTGGCAAATATTAAATCAGCGATCAAACGTGCTCGCCAAAACGTGAAACTGCGTAAACACAATGCCAGCGCACGTTCTATGTTTCGTACATACATCAAAAATGTGTTAAAAGCAGTTGAAGCAGGCAACAAAGAAGACGCTACTGCAGCTTATGCTAAAGCACAACCAGTTATCGATAAAGCTGCGTGCAAGGGCTTGATTCATAAGAATAAAGCTGCTCGTATTAAAAGCCGCCTGGCTGCTCGTGTTAAGGCAATGGCTGCTTAA
- the murJ gene encoding murein biosynthesis integral membrane protein MurJ, which yields MSATKTDIMIPKRQSLLRSTTLVSLMTFISRMMGFARDMVLANFFGAQAGMDAFFVAFRIPNFMRRLFAEGAFAQAFVPVLAEYQKTRSPDDVRVFIARIAGYLGSILTVVTIIGIFAAPIIVFLFAPGFSHDGGRAQLTTEMLRITFPFLMLVSLTAMSGAVLNTYGYFAIPAITPVLLNISMILAAFYLCPHLPQPVVGIAWGVLIAGIIQLLFQLPFLYRRNLLVRPRLVRNDPGVNRVLKLMVPALFGVSIAQLNLMVDSVFASFLKVGSVSWLYYTDRLTDFPLGVFGVAIATVILPHLSRRHAEQSVTHYSQALDWGLRSILLIGIPAGLGLCLFSMPLIVSCFAYGKFVANDVLQTQKSLITLASGVPAFMMIKVLASGFYARQDISTPVKVGALAMVVNTILCALFVWHFAHAGLTLASALAGYVNCGLLLFLLIKRKVYLPSPGWLKYSIQLVCANAAISIYLILMGGTLDYWLNLEPVARLGLLGAHVLAVVVIYLFVLGLTGLRPNHFRGQMKE from the coding sequence ATGTCTGCTACGAAAACCGATATTATGATTCCTAAACGACAAAGTTTGTTGCGTTCAACCACCTTAGTGTCCTTAATGACATTCATTTCACGCATGATGGGATTTGCTCGTGATATGGTGTTGGCTAATTTTTTTGGCGCCCAAGCGGGAATGGATGCTTTTTTTGTAGCCTTTCGTATTCCTAACTTTATGCGCCGCCTTTTTGCGGAAGGGGCTTTTGCACAAGCCTTTGTTCCTGTGCTGGCCGAATATCAAAAAACACGCTCGCCTGATGATGTGCGTGTTTTTATCGCACGGATTGCTGGCTATCTAGGATCAATTCTTACTGTAGTTACTATTATAGGTATATTCGCCGCACCAATTATTGTTTTCTTATTTGCTCCAGGTTTTAGTCATGATGGTGGTCGTGCACAATTAACTACGGAAATGTTGCGCATTACATTCCCTTTTTTAATGTTAGTTTCCCTCACTGCAATGTCAGGAGCTGTACTCAATACCTATGGTTATTTTGCGATACCTGCAATTACCCCGGTATTACTCAATATTAGCATGATTTTAGCGGCGTTTTATTTGTGCCCCCACTTACCCCAGCCCGTAGTTGGCATAGCTTGGGGAGTATTGATTGCAGGGATTATCCAATTATTATTTCAATTGCCTTTTTTATATCGACGAAACCTCTTAGTTCGACCACGCTTGGTTCGTAATGATCCAGGAGTGAATCGCGTACTTAAATTGATGGTTCCAGCATTATTTGGTGTTTCCATCGCTCAGTTGAATTTAATGGTAGATAGTGTTTTTGCCTCATTCTTAAAGGTGGGTAGCGTATCCTGGCTTTATTATACTGATCGCCTAACTGATTTTCCTTTGGGGGTATTTGGGGTGGCTATTGCGACTGTAATTTTGCCACATCTTTCCAGACGCCATGCAGAACAAAGTGTTACTCATTATTCACAGGCACTAGATTGGGGATTACGTTCCATCTTGCTTATTGGCATACCTGCTGGATTAGGTTTGTGTTTATTTTCTATGCCATTGATTGTGAGTTGTTTTGCTTATGGGAAATTTGTCGCTAATGATGTACTCCAAACGCAAAAAAGTTTGATTACTTTAGCATCAGGGGTGCCCGCATTTATGATGATTAAAGTATTGGCTTCGGGTTTTTATGCGCGTCAGGATATTAGTACCCCGGTAAAAGTAGGGGCTTTGGCAATGGTTGTTAACACCATATTATGTGCTTTATTCGTTTGGCATTTTGCTCATGCAGGCTTAACTTTAGCGTCTGCCTTGGCCGGCTATGTGAATTGTGGGCTTCTTTTATTTCTACTCATTAAGCGTAAAGTATACCTACCTTCACCAGGTTGGTTAAAATATAGTATACAATTAGTATGTGCTAACGCAGCGATTAGCATTTACTTAATCCTAATGGG